One stretch of Paroedura picta isolate Pp20150507F chromosome 13, Ppicta_v3.0, whole genome shotgun sequence DNA includes these proteins:
- the ZBTB33 gene encoding transcriptional regulator Kaiso isoform X2, translated as METRKLITATDNQYSGMLLKALDEQRGLGVFCDVTVIVEDRKFRAHRNVLSASSTYFHELFSVAGQVVELNFIRAEIFAEILNYIYSSRIVRVRSDLLDELIKSGQLLGVKFLADLGAPLQQVKNMAGDIKPDPLEQRSLDANGLEAQKPPGQSQNLIAGKPVITESFSLYGEECDATKITISDSDDDDVVFCAELVPPKDRPQETKSITQNQPCPNTAGSSDQTNCSNAGSPPPPAVGTSPRPDLPTAQPNPTESQVTPESLAPSAPKPVTSNVLMLNQSQISSSPSVGSSHEIEVSPIPEENQQPSNNDSLTDMETNAIDEEEEEEEDVEDDDDILGSSSPGSVSSSSLVQQPTTPKPAAAEAAGAQKQVINFPQEPTAPATELKMKISDVLSESNTDSAASVAPKHITEGQKTITLDTATEIEGLSTGCKVYANIGEDTYDIVIPVKDEADGEVRLDDVPRTSGDDPANRKRLKVKHDDHYELIMDGKVYYICIVCRRSYVCLTSLRRHFNVHSWEKKYPCRYCDKVFPLAEYRTKHEIHHTGERRYQCLACGQCFINYQVMATHIRSVHSQDPSGESKLYRLHPCRSLQIRNYAYIAGGSNNIPIVNDNNLTYPVVPVKDASQEPTPTPPAKPMTWDDIFVSQGNESLFKQNPSDGSTEFEFVIPESY; from the coding sequence ATGGAGACCAGAAAGCTAATTACTGCAACAGACAACCAGTACTCTGGTATGCTGTTAAAGGCTTTGGATGAGCAGCGTGGCCTTGGAGTTTTCTGTGACGTTACAGTTATTGTGGAGGACCGGAAATTTCGAGCCCATAGAAATGTCCTTTCAGCATCAAGCACTTACTTTCACGAGCTCTTCTCAGTCGCAGGGCAAGTGGTGGAGTTGAACTTCATAAGAGCAGAGATTTTTGCAGAAATTCTCAACTATATCTACAGTTCCAGAATAGTCAGAGTAAGATCAGACTTGCTGGATGAATTAATTAAATCTGGGCAGTTGCTTGGAGTTAAATTTCTTGCTGATCTTGGTGCTCCTTTGCAACAGGTGAAAAACATGGCAGGGGATATCAAGCCTGACCCTTTGGAACAGCGCAGTTTGGATGCAAATGGCCTCGAAGCACAAAAACCTCCAGGGCAGAGTCAAAACCTGATTGCTGGCAAACCTGTTATCACAGAATCATTTTCTTTGTATGGTGAGGAGTGTGATGCCACAAAGATTACTATTAGtgattctgatgatgatgatgtcgtcTTCTGCGCAGAGCTTGTGCCTCCGAAGGATCGGCCTCAGGAGACCAAATCTATAACACAGAACCAGCCTTGTCCCAACACTGCTGGGAGCTCTGACCAAACCAACTGTAGCAATGCTGGTTCTCCCCCTCCGCCAGCTGTAGGGACATCCCCAAGACCAGATTTACCTACAGCTCAGCCAAATCCGACTGAAAGCCAAGTGACTCCTGAATCACTTGCCCCTTCTGCTCCAAAACCCGTGACTTCTAATGTCCTTATGTTAAACCAATCACAGATAAGTTCTTCACCAAGTGTTGGTTCATCCCATGAAATTGAGGTCTCTCCAATACCTGAGGAGAATCAGCAACCATCTAACAATGATTCCTTAACTGACATGGAAACAAATGCCAttgatgaagaggaagaagaggaggaagatgtgGAAGATGACGATGACATCCTTGGTTCATCCAGCCCAGGATCTGTGAGCAGCAGCTCTTTGGTTCAGCAGCCTACGACCCCCAAGCCTGCTGCAGCCGAGGCTGCAGGAGCGCAGAAGCAAGTGATTAATTTTCCACAAGAACCCACTGCCCCAGCCACAGAGCTCAAAATGAAAATCTCAGATGTCCTTTCCGAAAGCAACACGGATTCTGCGGCAAGCGTTGCCCCGAAACACATAACCGAAGGCCAGAAGACCATAACTTTAGATACAGCCACTGAAATAGAAGGCTTGTCTACTGGTTGCAAGGTTTATGCAAATATTGGCGAAGACACGTATGACATAGTCATTCCAGTGAAAGATGAGGCTGATGGAGAAGTCAGGCTTGACGATGTGCCCAGAACATCAGGGGACGATCCTGCAAACAGAAAGCGTCTAAAAGTGAAACATGATGACCACTATGAACTCATAATGGATGGAAAGGTTTATTATATTTGCATCGTGTGTCGAAGATCCTACGTTTGTCTAACAAGTTTGCGGAGACATTTTAATGTTCATTCCTGGGAGAAGAAGTATCCGTGTCGCTATTGTGATAAGGTTTTCCCTCTTGCGGAGTACCGCACCAAGCATGAAATACATCACACTGGTGAGCGAAGGTACCAGTGCTTGGCGTGTGGTCAGTGTTTTATCAACTATCAGGTCATGGCTACACATATAAGATCAGTCCATAGCCAGGACCCTTCTGGAGAGTCCAAGCTGTATCGTTTGCATCCTTGTAGGTCCTTGCAGATCAGAAATTATGCTTATATTGCAGGTGGTTCTAACAATATACCAATAGTCAATGACAATAATCTTACATATCCAGTTGTCCCCGTAAAAGATGCCTCCCAAGAACCAACACCCACCCCTCCAGCAAAGCCAATGACTTGGGATGATATCTTTGTTTCACAAGGAAACGAATCGCTTTTTAAACAAAACCCATCAGATGGTAGTACTGAATTTGAGTTTGTGATACCAGAATCCTACTGA
- the ZBTB33 gene encoding transcriptional regulator Kaiso isoform X1, with product MEPGAMTEAGGKTPGMETRKLITATDNQYSGMLLKALDEQRGLGVFCDVTVIVEDRKFRAHRNVLSASSTYFHELFSVAGQVVELNFIRAEIFAEILNYIYSSRIVRVRSDLLDELIKSGQLLGVKFLADLGAPLQQVKNMAGDIKPDPLEQRSLDANGLEAQKPPGQSQNLIAGKPVITESFSLYGEECDATKITISDSDDDDVVFCAELVPPKDRPQETKSITQNQPCPNTAGSSDQTNCSNAGSPPPPAVGTSPRPDLPTAQPNPTESQVTPESLAPSAPKPVTSNVLMLNQSQISSSPSVGSSHEIEVSPIPEENQQPSNNDSLTDMETNAIDEEEEEEEDVEDDDDILGSSSPGSVSSSSLVQQPTTPKPAAAEAAGAQKQVINFPQEPTAPATELKMKISDVLSESNTDSAASVAPKHITEGQKTITLDTATEIEGLSTGCKVYANIGEDTYDIVIPVKDEADGEVRLDDVPRTSGDDPANRKRLKVKHDDHYELIMDGKVYYICIVCRRSYVCLTSLRRHFNVHSWEKKYPCRYCDKVFPLAEYRTKHEIHHTGERRYQCLACGQCFINYQVMATHIRSVHSQDPSGESKLYRLHPCRSLQIRNYAYIAGGSNNIPIVNDNNLTYPVVPVKDASQEPTPTPPAKPMTWDDIFVSQGNESLFKQNPSDGSTEFEFVIPESY from the coding sequence GAATGGAGACCAGAAAGCTAATTACTGCAACAGACAACCAGTACTCTGGTATGCTGTTAAAGGCTTTGGATGAGCAGCGTGGCCTTGGAGTTTTCTGTGACGTTACAGTTATTGTGGAGGACCGGAAATTTCGAGCCCATAGAAATGTCCTTTCAGCATCAAGCACTTACTTTCACGAGCTCTTCTCAGTCGCAGGGCAAGTGGTGGAGTTGAACTTCATAAGAGCAGAGATTTTTGCAGAAATTCTCAACTATATCTACAGTTCCAGAATAGTCAGAGTAAGATCAGACTTGCTGGATGAATTAATTAAATCTGGGCAGTTGCTTGGAGTTAAATTTCTTGCTGATCTTGGTGCTCCTTTGCAACAGGTGAAAAACATGGCAGGGGATATCAAGCCTGACCCTTTGGAACAGCGCAGTTTGGATGCAAATGGCCTCGAAGCACAAAAACCTCCAGGGCAGAGTCAAAACCTGATTGCTGGCAAACCTGTTATCACAGAATCATTTTCTTTGTATGGTGAGGAGTGTGATGCCACAAAGATTACTATTAGtgattctgatgatgatgatgtcgtcTTCTGCGCAGAGCTTGTGCCTCCGAAGGATCGGCCTCAGGAGACCAAATCTATAACACAGAACCAGCCTTGTCCCAACACTGCTGGGAGCTCTGACCAAACCAACTGTAGCAATGCTGGTTCTCCCCCTCCGCCAGCTGTAGGGACATCCCCAAGACCAGATTTACCTACAGCTCAGCCAAATCCGACTGAAAGCCAAGTGACTCCTGAATCACTTGCCCCTTCTGCTCCAAAACCCGTGACTTCTAATGTCCTTATGTTAAACCAATCACAGATAAGTTCTTCACCAAGTGTTGGTTCATCCCATGAAATTGAGGTCTCTCCAATACCTGAGGAGAATCAGCAACCATCTAACAATGATTCCTTAACTGACATGGAAACAAATGCCAttgatgaagaggaagaagaggaggaagatgtgGAAGATGACGATGACATCCTTGGTTCATCCAGCCCAGGATCTGTGAGCAGCAGCTCTTTGGTTCAGCAGCCTACGACCCCCAAGCCTGCTGCAGCCGAGGCTGCAGGAGCGCAGAAGCAAGTGATTAATTTTCCACAAGAACCCACTGCCCCAGCCACAGAGCTCAAAATGAAAATCTCAGATGTCCTTTCCGAAAGCAACACGGATTCTGCGGCAAGCGTTGCCCCGAAACACATAACCGAAGGCCAGAAGACCATAACTTTAGATACAGCCACTGAAATAGAAGGCTTGTCTACTGGTTGCAAGGTTTATGCAAATATTGGCGAAGACACGTATGACATAGTCATTCCAGTGAAAGATGAGGCTGATGGAGAAGTCAGGCTTGACGATGTGCCCAGAACATCAGGGGACGATCCTGCAAACAGAAAGCGTCTAAAAGTGAAACATGATGACCACTATGAACTCATAATGGATGGAAAGGTTTATTATATTTGCATCGTGTGTCGAAGATCCTACGTTTGTCTAACAAGTTTGCGGAGACATTTTAATGTTCATTCCTGGGAGAAGAAGTATCCGTGTCGCTATTGTGATAAGGTTTTCCCTCTTGCGGAGTACCGCACCAAGCATGAAATACATCACACTGGTGAGCGAAGGTACCAGTGCTTGGCGTGTGGTCAGTGTTTTATCAACTATCAGGTCATGGCTACACATATAAGATCAGTCCATAGCCAGGACCCTTCTGGAGAGTCCAAGCTGTATCGTTTGCATCCTTGTAGGTCCTTGCAGATCAGAAATTATGCTTATATTGCAGGTGGTTCTAACAATATACCAATAGTCAATGACAATAATCTTACATATCCAGTTGTCCCCGTAAAAGATGCCTCCCAAGAACCAACACCCACCCCTCCAGCAAAGCCAATGACTTGGGATGATATCTTTGTTTCACAAGGAAACGAATCGCTTTTTAAACAAAACCCATCAGATGGTAGTACTGAATTTGAGTTTGTGATACCAGAATCCTACTGA